A window from Symbiopectobacterium purcellii encodes these proteins:
- a CDS encoding NUDIX hydrolase — translation MFKPHVTVACVVQAENHFLIVEEEIRGKATWNQPAGHLEANETLIQAARRELWEETGISAAPQFFLRLHQWIAPDHTPFLRFCFTIDLPARHPTTPHDSDISCCHWLTAEEILHSTQLRSPLVAESIRCYQTSERYPLSLLGAFNWPFEIPNAQD, via the coding sequence ATGTTTAAACCGCATGTTACCGTGGCCTGTGTGGTACAGGCAGAAAACCATTTTTTAATCGTTGAGGAAGAGATTCGCGGTAAGGCAACCTGGAACCAGCCCGCGGGACATCTTGAGGCTAACGAAACACTGATTCAGGCAGCCCGACGCGAACTGTGGGAAGAAACCGGCATCAGCGCCGCGCCGCAGTTTTTTCTGCGTCTTCACCAGTGGATTGCCCCCGACCACACGCCGTTTCTGCGTTTTTGCTTTACCATTGATCTCCCAGCAAGACATCCAACCACCCCACATGACAGCGATATCAGTTGCTGTCACTGGCTCACCGCTGAGGAGATCCTGCATTCCACGCAGTTGCGATCGCCGCTGGTGGCAGAAAGTATTCGCTGCTATCAGACGTCGGAACGCTACCCGCTCAGCCTGTTGGGAGCCTTTAACTGGCCTTTTGAAATACCCAATGCGCAGGATTAG